A segment of the Pirellulales bacterium genome:
ACAATGAAACGATAGGCCGGAGTTGGAGACCGTCAAATTCTTTCGCATGAAAGCGATCCGAATATAACGGGATTGAGGCGAATGCCGATTGTTCCGCCGGCGATGGCGCCGCCGAATCACTGCCAGTCGAGGCCGATATCGAGCGCAATAGCCGAGTGCGTTAATGCGCCGACGCTGATTCGCTCGACGCCGGTGCGGGCGATTTCGGCGATCGTCGTAAGCGTGATTCCGCCGGAGGCTTCGAGCTCCACACCTTGGGCCGATTCGTCCCGAATCGCCACCGCTTGACGCAACACCGCAGGCGGCATGTTGTCGAGCAGGACGATATCTGGTCCCGCGGAAAGGACTTCTCGCAATTGATCGAGCGTGTCGACCTCGATCTCCACGATCATCGAACCGCCCGGCTTCGCGGCGGCGACCTTGATGCGTTCGCGCACGCGGCGAACGGCCGCAGCCGGCGTGAGATTCGAGCCGGCCGCCGCGGCCACGGCAAGGTGATTGTCTTTGATGAGGATCGCGTCGAAGAGGCCCAAGCGATGGTTCCACCCTCCGCCCCGCCGCACCGCATATTTTTCAAGCCGCCGCCAGCCGGGCGTTGTCTTGCGTGTGTCGTAGATTCGCACCGGCGCCGGCGCGACGGCATCGACGAAGCGCCGCGTCAGCGTAGCGATCCCCGACAGCCGGCCCAGCAGATTCAGCAGCGTGCGCTCCACGCTGAGCAGGCTGCGCACCGGCCCGGCAATCGTTGCCAAAACCGAGCCGGCTTCGATCGCCGATCCGTCAGCCGATTCTGGCCGCCACTGGATGCGCGGATCGAATTGCGCGACCGCCATTTTTCCAGCCGGCAATCCGGCCACGACGCCCGCCTGCCGAGCTACGACTGCCGCCCGGCCGGTTGCGGTGGCGTCGACCAACGCGTCGGTCGTGAGATCGCCCGCGCTTTGCAAATCCTCATCGAATGCCGATTGGAGGATGCGCCGGCATTCGGCTTCGAGCGCGGTGTCCCATTCAATCTGCGCGAACTCCTTGGACATGGCGAAATCGACTTGCCTTCAGGAAACTAAGACTTCGCCGTCGCCGAGCGCGGCTCGACCCGTCGAAACGGGACCCAAAATCCGACAAACGCGCCGCCAGCGATCATCAGCATCGTGACGGGGCGCAAATGATGAATATGGCCGGCGAAATAGCTAAAACTATTGTCGACGCTGAAGGGCTCGAACTTCCATTCGGTATACAGCCCAAGCGCGAGCGCTGCGATGCAGCAGATAATCGCCGGAATGATCGACTTCGATTTGCCAATCCCCGCTCCCAAACCGAGCAGTCCGCCGGGCAATGCAAGCGCATAGAACCCCTGCTGAGCCATCCAGAAAAATCCGAAATAGCCAATGATCCCACCCGCGAGGGCGCCGCCGAACAGCATCGCCGAATTCTTCATCGCTGTGCCTCCGCCTCTGCCGCCCCTAATCCCTCACCCTAACCCCTAGCGCCTAACCCTATTTCTTGGGCCCCCCCGGATTGCCCTTTGTCGTCGTTTTGATCCGGGCCAAGTACATGTGCACGGTGATGTAGAGCGTCGAGCCGTCGTCGCCCCAATTGCAATTTGACGTTCGCTCTCCGGTGTCGACGACGCCCAAGTGCGTGCCGTCGGGGCTGAACACATGCAATCCGCCGGGCCCGGTGGCGAACAGATTGCCATCACGATCGGCTT
Coding sequences within it:
- the nadC gene encoding carboxylating nicotinate-nucleotide diphosphorylase gives rise to the protein MSKEFAQIEWDTALEAECRRILQSAFDEDLQSAGDLTTDALVDATATGRAAVVARQAGVVAGLPAGKMAVAQFDPRIQWRPESADGSAIEAGSVLATIAGPVRSLLSVERTLLNLLGRLSGIATLTRRFVDAVAPAPVRIYDTRKTTPGWRRLEKYAVRRGGGWNHRLGLFDAILIKDNHLAVAAAAGSNLTPAAAVRRVRERIKVAAAKPGGSMIVEIEVDTLDQLREVLSAGPDIVLLDNMPPAVLRQAVAIRDESAQGVELEASGGITLTTIAEIARTGVERISVGALTHSAIALDIGLDWQ